One genomic segment of Photobacterium sp. DA100 includes these proteins:
- a CDS encoding riboflavin synthase subunit alpha, giving the protein MFTGIVQGTAQVIAIEKKEAFQTHVVRLFGKMREGLEIGASVAHNGCCLTVTKLEGDNVSFDLMQETLAVTNLGALSAGDSVNIERAAKFGDEIGGHSMSGHINAVTTIVDIEVSPNNTTIWFEIPESYNKYILRKGYIGLDGCSLTIGTVDEDRFCVHLIPETLQRTLFGVKKVGAKVNIEIDPQTQAIVDTVERVLAEKGLG; this is encoded by the coding sequence ATGTTTACCGGAATTGTTCAGGGTACAGCACAAGTTATTGCTATCGAAAAAAAAGAAGCGTTTCAAACCCATGTTGTCCGATTATTCGGCAAGATGCGGGAGGGGTTGGAAATCGGTGCCTCAGTTGCCCATAACGGTTGTTGCCTGACGGTCACGAAACTGGAGGGGGATAATGTTTCTTTCGACCTGATGCAAGAAACACTGGCCGTGACTAACCTCGGCGCACTCAGCGCCGGTGATAGTGTGAATATTGAACGGGCGGCCAAGTTTGGTGATGAAATTGGCGGCCACTCCATGTCGGGGCACATCAATGCGGTAACAACGATCGTTGACATTGAAGTATCGCCAAACAATACAACTATTTGGTTTGAAATCCCCGAATCCTACAATAAATATATCTTGCGCAAGGGATACATTGGTTTGGATGGCTGCTCGTTGACGATAGGTACGGTAGATGAGGATCGTTTCTGTGTGCATTTGATCCCTGAAACCTTGCAACGAACCCTATTTGGCGTGAAGAAAGTCGGTGCTAAAGTCAATATCGAAATCGATCCTCAAACCCAAGCCATAGTCGATACGGTTGAAAGGGTATTGGCTGAAAAAGGCTTAGGATAA
- a CDS encoding CPXCG motif-containing cysteine-rich protein, translated as MKNYTEQTVVCPHCGHNIPITLDASAGSQEFYDDCPACCHAIHLNMQVDELHKTINLFVDADDEQIF; from the coding sequence ATGAAGAATTACACAGAGCAGACAGTAGTATGCCCACACTGTGGCCACAACATCCCTATTACTCTTGATGCCAGTGCAGGCAGCCAAGAGTTCTATGATGACTGCCCTGCCTGCTGCCACGCCATCCATCTAAATATGCAAGTTGATGAACTACATAAGACCATCAACTTATTTGTCGATGCCGATGATGAGCAGATTTTCTAG
- a CDS encoding fructosamine kinase family protein, whose amino-acid sequence MWQAISHQLSEVLDRPFKISEKEVLEGGDINECYCIGDGTDRYFVKLNDRERLVMFETEAESLRLLNETDCIQVPQFIHLGTSKDRAFIVLNYLPTKVIDNQSAYTLGEQLARMHAWGEQGEYGFDLDNYIGLTPQPNQWCRKWCRFFAEQRIAWQLQLCSEKGIDFGNIDTITSKVIDLLVHHQPKPSLLHGDLWHGNTAVTVTGPIIYDPASYWGDRECDIAMTELFGGFPPSFYEGYQSVWPLEDGYEKRKTLYNLYHVLNHCNLFGGSYITQAEHMMEELGLK is encoded by the coding sequence ATGTGGCAAGCAATTTCTCACCAACTTTCTGAGGTATTGGATAGACCATTCAAAATCAGCGAAAAGGAAGTGCTTGAAGGCGGTGACATTAATGAATGCTACTGCATCGGAGACGGTACCGACCGTTACTTCGTCAAGCTCAACGATCGCGAACGGCTTGTTATGTTCGAGACAGAAGCGGAGAGCCTGAGGCTACTCAACGAAACCGACTGTATCCAAGTACCCCAGTTTATCCACCTCGGCACATCCAAAGACCGGGCTTTTATTGTCCTCAACTACCTGCCGACGAAAGTGATCGATAACCAATCTGCCTATACGCTTGGGGAGCAGTTGGCTCGGATGCATGCCTGGGGCGAACAGGGGGAGTATGGCTTTGACCTCGATAACTACATTGGCTTGACCCCGCAGCCCAACCAATGGTGCCGCAAATGGTGCCGCTTCTTCGCTGAACAACGCATTGCCTGGCAGTTGCAGCTTTGTTCGGAAAAAGGCATCGATTTTGGCAATATCGATACGATCACCAGCAAAGTAATCGATCTTCTGGTACACCACCAACCCAAGCCCTCGTTGCTGCATGGCGATCTCTGGCATGGCAATACCGCCGTTACCGTTACCGGGCCTATCATCTATGATCCTGCCAGCTATTGGGGGGATCGTGAATGTGATATCGCTATGACCGAACTGTTTGGTGGGTTCCCACCCAGCTTCTACGAAGGATACCAGTCTGTCTGGCCGCTGGAAGACGGCTATGAAAAGCGCAAAACGCTCTACAACCTTTACCATGTGCTCAACCACTGCAACCTGTTCGGCGGTAGCTACATCACCCAGGCAGAACATATGATGGAAGAGCTAGGGCTGAAATAG